A single Neoarius graeffei isolate fNeoGra1 chromosome 23, fNeoGra1.pri, whole genome shotgun sequence DNA region contains:
- the LOC132871975 gene encoding uncharacterized protein LOC132871975, with protein MTTTSLPMLLRVEQPDQPPRKLKLGARPDSVDSLIRILKHELDLDLDVDLLYEDPDFDGKLTALTDINELPQKAVVHITFSQDSSSVASTVLLSDVSSPERLSRWPPGPFPIPMFSFDVELKLRDGNAEYENKNTYLNLTRDLKHSILESMASTIYGFKAYPSDKEISMAAEALVAKHPCLTQPGAEKGWNGWKNSIKFKMGNYRNKMRRAGCQEVAVNSGKRSRSHPEKEPSHSNIKRPKRAELNFLPNFPKGKDPSQLEEMRQTIVDECKKVDKDLTLIRKLMEATFPLRRQTIVMSFPPVNEIMDLWPALKIESELYAEFQRLTNQNLPNTFYAELDRHLPRMMTLFRQKAAKTGKTADALASILKLHDEQESHDIHSRRTTALQALPVYLRDDATELFRTCTDDSDEPDLNGVALGLLTFANNDAGLYNALRVSIVIEVTTNAIFQHLWLNSVLDEHTCTLT; from the exons ATGACTACTACATCCCTGCCCATGTTGCTGAGAGTAGAGCAACCAGACCAGCCACCAAGGAAGCTGAAACTGGGCGCTCGACCTGATTCTGTTGACTCACTAATCCGGATACTAAAACATGAACTGGACCTCGACCTCGATGTTGACCTTCTCTACGAAGACCCAGATTTTGATGGAAAGCTCACTGCCCTGACCGATATTAATGAACTGCCGCAGAAAGCTGTTGTACACATTACTTTTTCTCAAGACTCAAGCTCAGTTGCATCAACAGTGTTGCTCTCTGATGTCTCGTCTCCAGAGCGTCTGAGCAGGTGGCCGCCAGGGCCTTTTCCAATCCCAATGTTCTCATTCGACGTAGAGCTGAAGCTGAGGGACGGAAATGCTGAATATGAAAACAAGAACACCTACCTCAACTTAACCCGTGACCTGAAGCACAGCATCTTGGAGAGTATGGCTTCCACCATTTATGGTTTTAAAGCTTATCCAAGTGACAAGGAAATTTCAATGGCCGCCGAGGCTCTTGTGGCCAAACATCCCTGCTTGACCCAACCAGGGGCTGAAAAGGGCTGGAATGGGTGGAAGAACTCTATTAAGTTTAAAATGGGCAATTACAGAAACAAGATGAGACGGGCTGGATGTCAAGAAGTTGCGGTCAATTCTGGTAAAAGGAGTAGGAGCCACCCGGAAAAAGAGCCTTCACATTCGAACATCAAGCGACCAAAGCGTGCGGAATTAAATTTCTTGCCCAACTTTCCTAAAGGAAAGGATCCGTCACAACTGGAGGAGATGAGGCAGACAATTGTTGACGAATGCAAGAAAGTGGACAAGGACCTGACCCTCATCCGAAAACTGATGGAGGCCACATTCCCTCTACGCAGACAGACGATCGTTATGTCCTTCCCTCCTGTGAATGAGATCATGGACCTCTGGCCAGCTCTGAAAATTGAGTCAGAG TTGTATGCAGAATTCCAGCGACTCACGAACCAGAACCTGCCCAATACATTTTATGCTGAGCTGGATCGCCATCTTCCACGAATGATGACTCTATTCAGGCAGAAGGCTGCCAAAACGGGGAAGACTGCAGATGCTCTGGCCAGCATTTTAAAACTTCATGATGAGCAG GAATCCCATGACATCCACAGCAGACGCACCACAGCTCTACAAGCCTTGCCTGTATATCTGCGTGATGATGCGACAGAATTATTCAGGACCTGCACA GATGATTCTGATGAACCTGACCTCAACGGTGTTGCTCTGGGCCTTCTCACCTTCGCCAACAATGATGCAGGCCTCTACAACGCACTGAGGGTGTCCATCGTGATTGAAG tgACCACCAATGCCATCTTTCAGCACTTGTGGCTCAActcagtcctggacgaacacacgtGCACACTCACATAG
- the LOC132871511 gene encoding uncharacterized protein LOC132871511 isoform X1, whose protein sequence is MTWICKLCAAAFNTKSDLLTHYRLQHSHYSRISPLPCLYSDCICTCQTFPALKAHLSRCHPEQPVSHSLHSQGPVIFKCPLCTFQQPLSQSAVFSHLRRHLKNHETVQCPYKDCSYATNVYSSFNTHQSREHQADLVADFQTEIASEDPCNLASASEETSEECPGPSRELENADHVETVSLRNQLKKYVSSLFLKMQAILHISDTATQEIVDHLNEVFSLSEPLIKEAVHDVLTKNGHCISESALSEVVAAIMDCNVLSTSTCKGAELSSSKRRKTFIEHNYPCVMPVEYQLEPGHASMYVPILSMIQELFRSTDILKKISETDTAFNQYVSCANGSYFMENELLSTGDLVLPLQLYIDDLELCNPLGTSRKIHKVCAVYWVLANLPPKYRSTLHAIQLAILVKVTDLRKYGYAAVLAPLLRDVHTLEVDGVFIEGLGQNVKGTVFCVSADNLAAHGLGGFVESFRSGCVCRFCLGSVEQYQESEVRDEKFAPRTKTSHDLHVQTVKVSDTLSSHFGVKGGCVLQESLDYFHALTGFPPDILHDLLEGIVPMELSLCLKEMIRLKYFTLDFLNNKITTFPYQHADKVNRPQPLSQASLSRGTIGGNGHENATLLRLLPLLIGSEVPEGDRVWAVLMDLKEVVELALCPSFTDETVDYLAFKISDHRRALLDVFPEVRLRPKHHYVEHYPALIKCFGPLLHVWTMRFEAKHRFFKRVVHDVQNFKNILKTMAIRHQHMMAYHLASPSFFNPNTQATRVDSVLVSSLPEVAQLHIREHTTTDTIFKASKVTIDGTDYVCGMFLCVGASGGLSQFSKIEQILLCNNNVSFLCSDYESWYVEHLRSYELTLQKSFSVHIQSNLNDIIPLPAYRVDGALILTPKRFILVKQQS, encoded by the coding sequence ATGACCTGGATCTGTAAGTTGTGCGCAGCTGCTTTCAACACAAAATCAGACTTACTCACTCACTATAGGCTGCAACACAGTCACTATTCCAGAATCAGCCCTCTTCCCTGCCTCTACAGTGACTGCATTTGTACATGTCAAACATTTCCTGCACTGAAAGCACATTTATCAAGATGTCACCCAGAACAACCAGTCAGTCATTCTCTGCATAGTCAGGGTCCTGTGATATTTAAATGCCCTTTATGCACATTTCAGCAGCCCCTTTCTCAATCTGCTGTTTTCAGTCATCTTCGTAGGCATTTGAAAAACCATGAAACGGTGCAGTGCCCATATAAGGATTGCTCATACGCCACAAATGTGTACTCCTCATTCAATACACACCAAAGTCGAGAACACCAAGCAGATCTTGTGGCAGACTTTCAAACTGAGATTGCCAGTGAGGATCCATGTAATCTGGCCAGTGCTTCAGAGGAAACTAGTGAAGAATGCCCTGGTCCGAGCAGGGAATTGGAGAATGCGGATCATGTTGAGACAGTCAGTCTTAGAAATCAGCTTAAAAAGTATGTGTCGTCTTTGTTCTTGAAGATGCAGGCTATCCTACATATCTCCGACACTGCCACTCAGGAAATAGTAGACCACTTGAATGAAGTCTTCTCTCTATCTGAGCCACTGATCAAAGAGGCAGTTCATGATGTACTTACAAAAAATGGTCACTGCATTTCAGAATCTGCACTAAGTGAAGTTGTTGCTGCTATCATGGACTGCAATGTTCTGTCTACTTCAACTTGTAAAGGTGCTGAGTTGAGTTCCTCAAAGCGCAGAAAAACCTTTATAGAGCACAACTATCCTTGTGTAATGCCAGTGGAGTACCAGTTGGAGCCTGGCCATGCCAGCATGTATGTTCCTATACTTTCGATGATTCAAGAGCTGTTTAGAAGCACAGACATTCTTAAGAAAATTTCTGAAACAGATACTGCATTCAATCAATATGTTTCATGCGCCAATGGCTCTTACTTCATGGAAAATGAGTTGCTGTCAACTGGGGATCTCGTCTTACCACTCCAGTTGTACATTGATGATTTAGAACTTTGTAATCCGCTTGGTACATCACGCAAAATTCACAAGGTGTGTGCTGTATATTGGGTCCTCGCTAATCTTCCACCAAAATACAGGTCAACATTACATGCTATACAGTTAGCAATACTGGTAAAAGTGACAGATCTCCGCAAGTATGGATATGCAGCTGTACTTGCTCCATTGCTGCGTGACGTTCATACTTTGGAAGTGGACGGTGTGTTCATTGAAGGACTTGGCCAAAATGTCAAAGGCACTGTCTTTTGTGTGTCTGCGGACAATTTGGCCGCTCATGGACTAGGGGGTTTTGTAGAGTCTTTCAGATCAGGCTGTGTTTGCAGATTCTGCTTGGGCTCAGTTGAACAGTATCAAGAATCCGAAGTCAGAGATGAGAAGTTTGCTCCGAGAACTAAAACCAGCCATGACCTGCATGTGCAAACAGTTAAGGTAAGTGACACTTTGAGCAGCCACTTTGGTGTTAAAGGTGGCTGTGTCTTGCAGGAGTCTCTGGATTACTTCCATGCTCTCACAGGGTTTCCTCCAGACATACTCCACGATCTTTTGGAAGGCATTGTTCCAATGGAGCTCAGTCTTTGTCTTAAAGAGATGATCCGACTGAAGTACTTCACTTTGGACTTTTTGAACAACAAGATTACCACGTTCCCGTATCAACATGCTGATAAAGTGAACAGACCTCAGCCTCTTTCCCAGGCTTCTCTTTCTCGGGGGACAATAGGAGGTAATGGGCATGAAAATGCTACTCTCCTCCGACTTCTTCCGCTGCTTATTGGCAGTGAAGTACCAGAGGGGGATCGGGTATGGGCAGTTTTAATGGATCTCAAGGAGGTTGTGGAGCTGGCTTTGTGCCCATCATTTACAGATGAAACTGTGGACTATTTGGCTTTCAAGATCAGTGATCACAGACGGGCACTACTTGACGTTTTCCCCGAGGTAAGGCTCCGCCCAAAGCACCACTATGTGGAGCACTATCCTGCCTTAATTAAATGCTTTGGGCCCCTCCTGCATGTTTGGACCATGCGCTTTGAAGCAAAGCACCGCTTTTTTAAAAGAGTGGTGCATGACGTGCAAAATTTCAAAAACATTTTGAAGACCATGGCAATCAGGCATCAGCATATGATGGCATACCATCTTGCTTCACCATCATTTTTCAACCCAAACACTCAAGCAACCAGGGTTGACTCTGTTTTGGTTTCATCACTACCAGAGGTTGCTCAACTACACATCAGAGAACACACCACTACTGACACAATCTTTAAGGCCTCAAAAGTGACCATTGATGGCACAGACTATGTCTGTGGAATGTTTCTGTGTGTAGGAGCAAGTGGTGGGCTGTCTCAGTTCAGCAAAATTGAGCAGATTTTACTTTGTAATAACAATGTGTCTTTTTTGTGTTCTGATTATGAATCTTGGTATGTAGAACATCTACGTTCCTATGAGCTGACTTTGCAAAAAAGCTTTTCTGTCCACATACAGTCAAATTTGAATGACATCATCCCCCTCCCAGCATACCGTGTGGACGGCGCTCTTATTCTCACCCCGAAGAGGTTTATACTTGTAAAACAACAGAGTTAA
- the LOC132871511 gene encoding uncharacterized protein LOC132871511 isoform X2 has product MTWICKLCAAAFNTKSDLLTHYRLQHSHYSRISPLPCLYSDCICTCQTFPALKAHLSRCHPEQPVSHSLHSQGPVIFKCPLCTFQQPLSQSAVFSHLRRHLKNHETVQCPYKDCSYATNVYSSFNTHQSREHQADLVADFQTEIASEDPCNLASASEETSEECPGPSRELENADHVETVSLRNQLKKYVSSLFLKMQAILHISDTATQEIVDHLNEVFSLSEPLIKEAVHDVLTKNGHCISESALSEVVAAIMDCNVLSTSTCKGAELSSSKRRKTFIEHNYPCVMPVEYQLEPGHASMYVPILSMIQELFRSTDILKKISETDTAFNQYVSCANGSYFMENELLSTGDLVLPLQLYIDDLELCNPLGTSRKIHKVCAVYWVLANLPPKYRSTLHAIQLAILVKVTDLRKYGYAAVLAPLLRDVHTLEVDGVFIEGLGQNVKGTVFCVSADNLAAHGLGGFVESFRSGCVCRFCLGSVEQYQESEVRDEKFAPRTKTSHDLHVQTVKSNLNDIIPLPAYRVDGALILTPKRFILVKQQS; this is encoded by the exons ATGACCTGGATCTGTAAGTTGTGCGCAGCTGCTTTCAACACAAAATCAGACTTACTCACTCACTATAGGCTGCAACACAGTCACTATTCCAGAATCAGCCCTCTTCCCTGCCTCTACAGTGACTGCATTTGTACATGTCAAACATTTCCTGCACTGAAAGCACATTTATCAAGATGTCACCCAGAACAACCAGTCAGTCATTCTCTGCATAGTCAGGGTCCTGTGATATTTAAATGCCCTTTATGCACATTTCAGCAGCCCCTTTCTCAATCTGCTGTTTTCAGTCATCTTCGTAGGCATTTGAAAAACCATGAAACGGTGCAGTGCCCATATAAGGATTGCTCATACGCCACAAATGTGTACTCCTCATTCAATACACACCAAAGTCGAGAACACCAAGCAGATCTTGTGGCAGACTTTCAAACTGAGATTGCCAGTGAGGATCCATGTAATCTGGCCAGTGCTTCAGAGGAAACTAGTGAAGAATGCCCTGGTCCGAGCAGGGAATTGGAGAATGCGGATCATGTTGAGACAGTCAGTCTTAGAAATCAGCTTAAAAAGTATGTGTCGTCTTTGTTCTTGAAGATGCAGGCTATCCTACATATCTCCGACACTGCCACTCAGGAAATAGTAGACCACTTGAATGAAGTCTTCTCTCTATCTGAGCCACTGATCAAAGAGGCAGTTCATGATGTACTTACAAAAAATGGTCACTGCATTTCAGAATCTGCACTAAGTGAAGTTGTTGCTGCTATCATGGACTGCAATGTTCTGTCTACTTCAACTTGTAAAGGTGCTGAGTTGAGTTCCTCAAAGCGCAGAAAAACCTTTATAGAGCACAACTATCCTTGTGTAATGCCAGTGGAGTACCAGTTGGAGCCTGGCCATGCCAGCATGTATGTTCCTATACTTTCGATGATTCAAGAGCTGTTTAGAAGCACAGACATTCTTAAGAAAATTTCTGAAACAGATACTGCATTCAATCAATATGTTTCATGCGCCAATGGCTCTTACTTCATGGAAAATGAGTTGCTGTCAACTGGGGATCTCGTCTTACCACTCCAGTTGTACATTGATGATTTAGAACTTTGTAATCCGCTTGGTACATCACGCAAAATTCACAAGGTGTGTGCTGTATATTGGGTCCTCGCTAATCTTCCACCAAAATACAGGTCAACATTACATGCTATACAGTTAGCAATACTGGTAAAAGTGACAGATCTCCGCAAGTATGGATATGCAGCTGTACTTGCTCCATTGCTGCGTGACGTTCATACTTTGGAAGTGGACGGTGTGTTCATTGAAGGACTTGGCCAAAATGTCAAAGGCACTGTCTTTTGTGTGTCTGCGGACAATTTGGCCGCTCATGGACTAGGGGGTTTTGTAGAGTCTTTCAGATCAGGCTGTGTTTGCAGATTCTGCTTGGGCTCAGTTGAACAGTATCAAGAATCCGAAGTCAGAGATGAGAAGTTTGCTCCGAGAACTAAAACCAGCCATGACCTGCATGTGCAAACAGTTAAG TCAAATTTGAATGACATCATCCCCCTCCCAGCATACCGTGTGGACGGCGCTCTTATTCTCACCCCGAAGAGGTTTATACTTGTAAAACAACAGAGTTAA